Proteins encoded by one window of Vampirovibrionales bacterium:
- the secY gene encoding preprotein translocase subunit SecY, translating to MSRPTSLKRNPRSQIPKLGDFAAMFQASGLKEKLLFTGIAIALFRLGVQIPVWGVTPHAMGHLVRQGLAGFLDLFSGGALSKLSVMALGIGPYITASIILQLMTVAIPRLEEMQKEEGEIGRKKIAQFTRYLSVFLAVFQGFFIARLMWPYLLPGVNVAFFTVSTVLSLTAGSMFALWLAELITDRGIGNGGSILIFAGILAGLPIYFSQTYTLVSGDPGKSFMLLLLMGVFLALIALIIVLQLAERRVPISSAKRQVGNKIYGGQNTHIPFKINPAGVMPIIFAFAVIAFPSTLFQMTSPQPHTWLYDAKLFYETYLGYSGWFFALVMFTLVVFFTFFYASIAPGMQPRDIAENLKKYGSSIPGVKPGRPTAEKLEEILGRIIWVGAAALAIITLVASAAPKILGISTLAGLGATSLLILVGVALDTLNQIRVHLMARQYEGFLK from the coding sequence GTGAGCCGACCTACCTCTCTTAAACGCAATCCGCGCTCGCAGATCCCCAAGCTCGGGGATTTTGCCGCCATGTTTCAGGCTTCTGGCCTGAAAGAGAAGCTGCTGTTTACCGGCATTGCGATCGCCCTGTTTCGCTTAGGCGTTCAGATTCCAGTGTGGGGCGTGACGCCTCACGCAATGGGGCATTTGGTCCGTCAGGGCCTGGCCGGATTTCTGGACTTGTTTTCCGGCGGCGCGTTGAGCAAGCTGTCTGTCATGGCGCTGGGGATTGGTCCCTATATTACGGCGTCGATCATTTTGCAGTTGATGACGGTCGCCATTCCGCGTCTGGAAGAAATGCAAAAAGAAGAAGGGGAAATTGGCCGCAAAAAAATTGCGCAGTTTACGCGATATTTGTCGGTATTTCTGGCCGTGTTCCAAGGGTTTTTTATTGCCCGGCTGATGTGGCCCTATTTGCTGCCCGGCGTTAACGTGGCTTTCTTCACCGTATCCACGGTGCTTTCTCTCACAGCGGGCTCTATGTTCGCCTTGTGGCTGGCGGAACTCATTACCGATCGCGGCATCGGCAACGGCGGATCCATCCTGATTTTTGCAGGGATTCTGGCCGGGCTGCCGATTTATTTTAGTCAGACGTATACGCTGGTATCGGGCGATCCCGGTAAATCGTTCATGCTGTTGCTCTTGATGGGCGTCTTTCTGGCGCTGATTGCCCTGATTATCGTCTTGCAGCTGGCCGAACGACGCGTGCCGATTTCAAGCGCCAAGCGACAGGTGGGCAACAAAATTTACGGCGGCCAGAATACCCATATTCCCTTCAAAATCAATCCGGCGGGCGTGATGCCGATTATCTTCGCGTTTGCCGTGATTGCTTTCCCCTCGACGTTGTTTCAAATGACCAGCCCGCAGCCCCATACCTGGTTGTACGATGCCAAGCTGTTTTATGAAACCTATTTGGGCTATAGCGGCTGGTTTTTCGCGCTGGTCATGTTCACGCTGGTCGTGTTTTTCACGTTCTTCTACGCCTCTATCGCTCCCGGTATGCAGCCGCGCGACATTGCTGAGAATCTCAAAAAATACGGCAGCAGCATCCCCGGCGTAAAACCTGGACGGCCAACGGCGGAAAAACTGGAAGAGATTCTCGGACGCATTATCTGGGTGGGCGCGGCAGCGTTGGCGATTATCACGCTGGTGGCGAGCGCCGCTCCTAAAATTCTAGGCATTAGCACGTTGGCAGGTTTGGGAGCCACATCGCTGCTGATTCTGGTGGGCGTGGCGCTGGATACGCTCAATCAAATTCGCGTCCATTTGATGGCCCGCCAGTATGAAGGGTTTTTGAAGTAG
- a CDS encoding nucleoside monophosphate kinase — protein sequence MKADHLELRGKRFFPFIAPPNGGKGTQTHALLKAFPKLLERIDMGALLREAVTDPANPLGPRIRERLKQGSLVDSDIVMQTLQGELHRIVKRNPKVMGYILDGFPRNAEQVERLESVCEREGAEIARAFYLNVPDSIIVERAAGRVFCLYCKQSFNLRIEGMKSHYCPVVSRSVTESDTHDYFQRDDDHEDVIKSRLQLFHDDTAPIIACFREKGLLEEINGDRPVQTITEDILSRMNISLKNLKIHAAKAETDHPPFPAP from the coding sequence ATGAAGGCAGATCATCTGGAACTTCGGGGTAAACGCTTTTTTCCATTCATCGCGCCACCCAATGGCGGCAAAGGCACCCAAACGCATGCCTTGCTCAAGGCCTTCCCCAAGCTGCTGGAACGCATTGATATGGGCGCTCTCTTACGGGAAGCCGTCACAGATCCCGCCAACCCTCTGGGCCCGCGCATTCGCGAACGTCTGAAACAGGGCAGTCTGGTGGACAGCGATATCGTCATGCAGACCCTGCAAGGGGAATTGCATCGCATCGTCAAACGCAACCCCAAGGTAATGGGCTATATTCTGGATGGGTTTCCACGCAACGCCGAACAGGTGGAGCGACTGGAATCCGTCTGCGAACGCGAAGGCGCAGAAATCGCCCGTGCTTTCTACCTGAACGTCCCCGATTCCATTATCGTCGAGCGCGCCGCGGGTCGGGTTTTTTGCCTGTATTGCAAGCAGTCGTTCAACTTGCGCATCGAGGGGATGAAGTCGCACTACTGCCCAGTAGTCAGCCGCAGCGTCACGGAAAGCGATACGCACGATTATTTTCAGCGCGATGACGACCATGAGGATGTGATTAAGTCGCGCTTACAGCTCTTTCATGACGATACCGCGCCGATTATCGCCTGTTTCCGCGAAAAAGGGCTGCTGGAAGAAATCAACGGCGATCGTCCCGTGCAAACCATTACCGAAGACATCCTCTCGCGGATGAATATCAGTCTTAAAAACCTGAAAATCCACGCTGCTAAAGCAGAAACCGACCATCCGCCTTTTCCGGCGCCTTAA